The window AGTTAAATATATcagttttgtttataaatttatttagtatttttggtATTTACTTAAGTAAAGAAAATGCTGTTTTGTTAGTAGTCGGACAGTCTTTGCCAGTGATACCAGCGACTACATAAATCACAGCCAACATTCTTTTCACCTTTCATTTCGGTATCACTATCAAGTTCGTCTTCGCATTCTCCAcatgtttgcttttttttatgtacAGTAGATGAATCTTCTACCTTATCTTTATCTTGGTTACCTGcactgttattttttgttttactttgtttttttttgtagggttGCTATTTTCCTTTCCTTTTTCGCATTCTCTTTCTTctctttttcctttaattttccTTCATAATACTCTCTCCAGGCTCCAGAAGAAATTGCGGAGGATATTTTCTCCCGTTGATGTTTCTCATTTGTTTTGCTAATAGGTTGTGCATATGCAAGATGTTTTTCAAATGAAGAGCTGCTCCAGCTAGCCGACTTAGCCACTACAACCAAAtttaaagtttcatttttttcatttttcaaaggTGTGCAGTTTTCCTCTTTGTCATcctgattattttttttctcctctAGACATTTGTCATTTATTGTGGATGAAGTGATTTTTTCCTCAATCAGATTgtgatttatttccataagtACTTTTACAAGGGTTAGCTTGTTCTGTTGCATcaggtttgatttttttttgaaactttattttcttatttggatttttattttcttcatcttcattaattttgatGTTCTCTGAGGTTTTGAAAGTTTACTATACTTTTTGGTGATTTTACATATGGAAATATGATGAGTGGGGGACAAAGTCTACCATCCGCCGTGAAAGTAATTAATACCGTTAAATTTTCCTTGCTGCTTCCGGTTTTAACAATATTGACATCACATCCTCTCACACCCAATACTTTCCCACTCTTTGGACACAGGCAGAACCCACTTTCATCGCCATTCAGCATCCATGTGGAAGGTTTGATTGTATTTACTTGCCATGTTTGAATAGTCTTCActatattttgttgaaaaactttacaaaaacaatgtatGATTCTATCTGGATAATTACTGCAGATCTTGTCAACAGGGTGTTCTAAGATTGATCTAAGAATAAATTTTCGGAAGTATCttgtttgttaatattaaaattgaacataataataaagtttaatttctcATCAGTCTCAATGGAAACTTCCCAATGGTGAAAAAGTAGGGCAATAAGTTACAATATGtcatataaatatattacaagaaaaaaagacATACACAAATTCAAAGGAAAAATAGACTTTCCACAGCTAATTTACCAGTAGCTTTTACCTTGTAGGTTTAGAATCTATGTGTTTATAAAATTCTTCAAGTGAATAGTAGGGATTTTGACATATTAATTGTTTAAGTCTAGATTTAAATACTTTATCAGTTGACAAACTTTTAGTACTGTCAGGTAAAGCATTCTTCAAAGGCTTCTTTTAAACATTGCCGTTCAGTGTGAGGGAATTCTAAGACTATTGCATTGCCTTGTCATCATTACCCTATAGAAATctgaatttttttgaagaacattatatttatattttttttgtgatcatggaaatacttaaaatgtaCAAGCAAGAACGTGTGATCTACAAGATACAGGGTTTTTTAGTCATATAATATTACATAACAAGCTCTGTAAATTTTCCCCGTTAATGCTTCAATTTTCCCATTTATATCACCCACAAAACACATCTATACACTAAGTTATATCTTGATCCTATAAAAACCCTGAGCAGGACCTTTTCAGAAATCTGGAGGTTTTGAAATGAACTCTTGGTGTAAGAATCATAGATTTTGTCAAATTGTAAAGTTGTAGAATTTAAGCCTTacaatacttaaattaaaattacactGTAAGGTAATATACTATTAAAATCTTGACAGGGAGGTTACAATATAAATCGAAACAAATATTGTACAGTAATTTATAGCTTTCGATAATGTGGATTGAAAGATTGAAAAGAGctggaaacatttaaaaaaggtTGTAATTTACCTTGATTTGATGTTTAGTCAATtttactaaaaagaaaaaaaaatcccattttctagttttttttagttagcaaatatcaattaatttataaaacttaaaaattccaaactcACATTCATGATAAATGACATTGGTTCAATTTAACTAAAGCATATTTacctgtattttttttctacacaTCACCCTAACATACAAAGCAGTTATATTTAGGGCCCACACAAAATATTAGCAATGATGATATCAAAGCAATTTTCATTGAGTATCAACAATGATTGCCTTACTTCCTTGGATGTCTGAAAACTTTCATCCCTAAGACTATTTACTGCTTTAAATGATAACAcctaattcaaaatatttacttgcAGATCCTCAACAACTCCAAACAATATTTGAGGCCACTGAGCAGTGCCGTCAGCCAGAGCCAATCTTTGGTCCAATCTGTGCAACAGCACCAACAAAAGCAGGTAATAATTATGTTCTCACAAGATCTCCTCAATCTTCAAATACAATATGCAGCAAGATGATGATCTCTTTGTAACTGCCTTGAATCAACTATGATTTACTTACTTCCTTGGATGTCTGAAATAACCATAAAAAATCTTATTGGATCATTTTGAAAGTGGAGACATTAGATTgagaattttatttctttaggcCAACTTATTGCCAGCAATCCGTGGACTTCAGACCAGCCCTGTATCAAGGGATATTGACTCTGCTGCCAAATTCATTGGTGCTGGAGCTGCCACAGTAGGAGTAGCTGGTTCTGGTAAGTCCTTTTTGTTGTTTGGATTTGGTCAGTAATCACTTGATTTTGCATTTTGTTATATATGGGCACTATTGTTTATAAATGGGGTATGAGGCTAGTTAAATGctactaaataaaatttgttttctatGGTATCTTTTGACCAATTTATGAAAGTTGTGTGTGaatgaaagaattttaatagaTCACCCAGGGTAACTGTTTGCTTAACAAAATCTAACCGAGCTGTTCCATATTTTAGGTATTGGAATAGGACTTGTGTTTGGAGCTTTAATACTGGGCTATGCAAGAAACCCATCCCTGAAACAACAAATATTCTCATATGCCATCCTGGGCTTTGCCCTCTCCGAAGCGATGGGCCTTTTCTGTCTCATGATTTCATTTCTCATGTTATTCGggctttaaattacttttatttactttGAACAGATTGGCAAATgagcgatatttttttttcctgacTATAGTTAATTTACTGCTGGTTAACTGAACATCAAGTTTAATGGTAGAATTTAAGAGTAACTTGTGGACGTGTTTTCTTGcatttgtatttaataaataaatgttatatttgtattttgtttgtGTTTAGTTTATTGTTGTttggttttattgattttgggGGTTTTTGGCATGTATACTTGGCTTGGAAGTCTtagggttattttttatattcacaCACCCTACAGTTAAtaaaattcagtttttaaacttttaatttaaatgctattttttttcaatatttgtatTAACCATATAGGTTGTtgtggaaatattaaaaataacactaCACATTAGGTTATTATcgtttattttaacatttatgtaCGGTATTAACATTGGGTTATATGTATATTGGCATATTATTACTAAAAGTGATTTGCTATACAGCTTGGTTTTGATGTAAGATGATGTTGATTTAATTCTTGTACATTTACGTTTAATTATTACCAACATACATTTAAACCTATGGAAATTTTAAGTACTCCATTGAATCCATTTTATTAACATGTTTAGGGTACATATCATAGTGGTGGTAGTATtgtaataattgaaatttgATATGCTGAAACTTTGGTTTGTAAAtctgaagaaaaagaaaaatacacctttttaaAATCAGCATGAAATGATAAATATCCTGTTTGTCTTGTGACTCAGGTGCTTCTGAAATTTTAACAAACTACCAATAACTGTTTCATCCTCAAGCCATCATCAAATCAAAAGATTaattgctttaataaaaaaaagttccaTTTAACACTTTGGAACATTGAAAGGCATTGTCTTTGAATGTTCAATAATAAacccactttatttttttaatgcttgcTGCTTACACATTCTTTAACATGGCACTTCttcatttttaatgaaaacttatcattttgtgtttgtttgcgatgtttttttttcagtttcattCAAATAACTGTACATAGTTCATGTTTGCTTTTGCAAGGTAAGGTTAGTGTTTTCgttactaattttttgtttaccaTGAGATATGTGCAACATCATATGATGTTCTTATATTTgactataatttaaatgttatttctAGGTGCTGGTATTGGAACAGTATTCGGCTCCCTCATCATCGGTTATGCCAGAAACCCAAGCCTAAAACAACAACTTTTCTCATACGCCATCTTGGGTTTCGCCCTGTCTGAAGCCATGGGTCTCTTCTGTCTTATGATGGCCTTCTTGTTATTGTTCGCCTTCTAAGAAgggcatttttattatatattaataaatttacatgTTATGTACCATCCTAAGatcatttttttacagtttgtgCCGTTTATATTCCGTTAAAGCGTTGTATAAGCGTCGCTCTCGCGttaagacttaaaaatttaaatcgatAGGAACGTTTTAGGACAAGTATATGATTCGAGAGACTTTGGGcttactatttatttaacaaCACTTCAAtcatatatttgttaatttcgTTTTGTTTTCTTAAATCGTAGAGTTACTAAACATACAAAAATCACATCAGGGGTGACAAAATAACATCAATATTGTACAGACCGCAGAATATATAGAGacgtcaataaaaattatgtttagtttgtgatttttttcaaagtatgCTAGTTTTTATGTcctcttcctttttttttttcactcatACTGAAGTACATAATGTTTAGgtgattattaaattaaataaaattgttttttgattttatagaaATGGccttatttttagttttttttttgcaaatatctacTTGATCCTGTTAACAAATTTAGAGAAGTTTATTAAGACAATGTTCTGtcacaatttttacatttcttaacttttttgctattccAGATTTCTCATGTACAAGGCAAATGGTTAAGCAATTAACGTCAAAGGAAAGTGATCGAGTTTAAATCTGGATAGGAGTAACTCAAATTTTGTTTGTCCTGtgtctgaatttttatttactgacaATTTCTT of the Anthonomus grandis grandis chromosome 3, icAntGran1.3, whole genome shotgun sequence genome contains:
- the LOC126733695 gene encoding ATP synthase lipid-binding protein, mitochondrial isoform X1, which produces MFAAARLIAPAARSAILNNSKQYLRPLSSAVSQSQSLVQSVQQHQQKQANLLPAIRGLQTSPVSRDIDSAAKFIGAGAATVGVAGSGAGIGTVFGSLIIGYARNPSLKQQLFSYAILGFALSEAMGLFCLMMAFLLLFAF
- the LOC126733695 gene encoding ATP synthase lipid-binding protein, mitochondrial isoform X2; translation: MFAAARLIAPAARSAILNNSKQYLRPLSSAVSQSQSLVQSVQQHQQKQANLLPAIRGLQTSPVSRDIDSAAKFIGAGAATVGVAGSGIGIGLVFGALILGYARNPSLKQQIFSYAILGFALSEAMGLFCLMISFLMLFGL